The genomic interval atgattggtctttgatttgaaattgatacgaCTGGAGTTATGATCAGGTTAGATTagagatttgaaaatttagaACTTCCCATGAGAAAGACTTCGGAGACATGTTAAAATATACCTTTCCACACAACATGTAACGGTATGTTATGTGCTTGAAACAGAACCAATAGCTATCTATAGTTTGAGCTCTCATCAGGAAGGAAGTCTGACAATCCTCCCCGGCCGCCAACGGTAACCCGTCACCCTGCTCCTCCATGACAGCCGCATTTAGATAAGTAGAAGTCAGCATCAATTTCAAGCTATTTTTTCCAGGGGTTTGATGAGAGGTTTCGCTATTCGAGTCGCTAGTTTGGAGCTGGTGAATAACAAGTTTATTAGGATTTGGGAAAATATTTAAGAGAGGCAAATCTCAAAGGAATCTAGGGTCAATATGGTGGTGCTAATCATACTATACGCTAGATGTATGCAGTATCTTTTAGTGGACctcctttcccttttttgagaCTTCATTTGAGGCAAATGAGGTTGACTCCCAAATATCATTCTGTCCTCATTCAATTTGCAgggaaattcattttcctcAAGCAAGCAACTACAAAAAAATACAGCTTATCTGGTCATACACAGTCTGTATGAGACTTACAAGAAAAGTCATCCTGACAATGATCACATTGGGGCCTTCAGATCGAACATCAACCCGTGGACGAGGAAGGGCCTTGGACTTGTCGCCACCACCGGGTCTGAGAATGATATTCATTAACATGTTTCGTCTCTCAATGTTACTGGGCAAGCTTTTGGGGATGCGACCAAAGTCTTGGTCGGGTGAAACTCTGACCGGGGCTTCATTGGAAGGCTCCAAACTTTGACCCTCTGCTCCTAGATTTTCGGGTTTGATCTTTCGCTTGTTACAAGTTGAGCATATGGAAACTGGAATTTGCACTCTTGTATTGGCATTGCTTGATGTATTTATTGTTAAAGATATACAATCCTGTTCTGGTCCAATGGTGGACATGGATCCTGAGCTGATTGCTCCAGAATGTCATATGGTACAAAAACTAAATGTGGTGGTCAGGCATGTTTTCAGGGTTGAGAGATGgtctcaaaaaaggaaaagttgcTCAATAAATCATCATGTTAATTAACAAAATACCCAAATCCAATATTGCTTCTTGCAATTTTCATGATGCTCCTTGGGCTGACACCTTTGGGTTGCAGAGAAAACAAAACTTGTTCTGCCCAATTATGGTTATTAAACTCTGCCTTCCTAGGCTAACAACCCTTGCAGGCtttttgcagatttttttCTGCTACTGGTAATGAAATCCCAAGCATTTTAAAATAGAAAGAATTGatatattctttttcttctcaaagatCTTATGATACTTGATCCACCCACAATTTAGAGATGGCAggtctggctaacccttgaatttAGTGTTGAGTTGGAtatttggccaaaacttgtcctgctacaggatcaagGTGTTTGTAACACCTGCAAATATATATTTGAGGAAGCCAACTGTAtcccaaaaaagaagagaggatgGCTTCAATTTGCCTCAACTGTCTTGGTAGCAGTGTCCCTCCAAAGGGCTCTAACCTGGACCCATGAACTACAGGTGGTTTGAGAAGAAAGATCAGCCAATGTCCTGGGGGGTCCTTGGCTCTGATTAGACTGTGGGGATTGGGGCCCTGGCTCTGATATGATGTCCTCTTTTGTGTTGAAAAATGGCTGCTAACCTTTTGATTAAAGCAGATTATTTTTTAGCgattttgaatttgtgttTTGAGTGTAAGTCTTGTCCAAGAAAGTTTAGTTTTGCATCAGATATACAGAAGTGGATGGAAGTGGGCTGGGAGTACtgatgtgctcaaattgacctattctttgtttgtttgcttatttgattgaagtttCGGGGTATTTGCTTGATGGCAAAAATTTGATCCATATTCAAATAAGTTCCATGTTGCCAAACCACCAAGGCTTAGGCAGCTAACTTCTTATGCTTACTCTTCATTATTTTGTAGAGACTAAGGCAAAGAGAAGTAATTAATTGCATTCCAAAGGTAAGTTTTGATTCTTTGTAAACTTAATAAAAGACAAACAAGGACAATGGGgctgtttttgattttttacttCTGAAAAGAGTATTCCACATTTCTGACAGCAAGCCTTATTTTCAGGGCAATGAAGAACTTCGTAACTCTAAGACATTCTTTTCTGTTTTGCTCTATCACATCATTAAGTTCATAGAAATTGTTGAGGGAAGCTTGCAAACTTGTTTGAAGGAGCAAGTTGAAGGAATGGGGAAGCAAATGTCCAATTGCTCTTAAATTTCTACTGATATGGTTTCATTGACTTTATTGTGGTCACCTTTGATACAACAAGAACCCCTCACTTCGATaaggaaatgggaaaaaactTTGCGGAACAAAGACCGTTCTTTTCAGGCAACCTTTTATTTCTTATGTCATTGATCTTGATCgctctgcttgtattcatttTGATGGTTGGAAAGGGTGACTGACACTTTTAAAACTGAAGCCTATTTAGGCATGAAATTAAGAGCAATACAATGCCTAAGGAACAATCTGAAGCAAGAGTTTCTGTGATGcttttgaatccatttttttgtcttcttctGTGATTTTGTATCTCTGTACTAGTTTTTGAGACAATTACTATCCACTTTGTTGGATGAAATTTTGACACCCTTAAATTTCATGACATAGCTCAAAAAGGTATTTCCAATAGGTAGAACCGGTAGAACATCACCTTTTAAAAAACTTCTTGCTGTTGGAGTacattttaagcaattttcTAGCCAGGATATAATTCAAGCAACTGTTTTTACTTTACAAATTATAGGATTACTCACTGGGTCAGTAGTTGGGAGTACTGATGGGGAGCAAATAAATTTTCACCATAGGTGGCGATTATGGCTACCAATTTATATATTTAATGGCCCAAGACCTGACTGGTCGAATGGCTAAAATCAGTCAgtttgcctcaaaaagtaaccctgatcTTTCTTCTGGCAAACCAAGGtcgctttttgctcaaacttacTATTTTTCGTTACGATGGAACAGGCAGGTGCTCTCATTTTCTATGTGTTCTGACCacattgaatttgaagtttgatttgatcccatcactagttggGAGGCGGATAAAGGTGCGCCACCGTCCAAATACAGAGAGACTCCGTAGCTCCGCTACATTCACGCAACCTGCGATTAGAATCGCCGGATGAAAATGTCTGACAAGATACAACAATAATCAGCATATCTGCCTCTCAGTGTTCTGGGTACTACACACCGCACATACACGCTGCCACTTTGTACGCCGTATCagtccatcatccatccagtctgtgaatcaagtttgattcCAGCATTGTCATCATGTATCCTGATGAGCCGATTGGTGGCGCTTGAAGGATGATGCGCTACGCCTAATCCAGCTAGTCCCGGTCATGCAGCATTTGAGATGTTGGGCGGCTCCATGTTCTCCATGATGCCCTTGGGCTCTTTGCCAGCATGGAGGTAGGGACTCGTCCAGTCAGGGAGGGCCTTCCTTATCAGTTGAGCAGGAGGATTGTGGATGGCCAGATGAATAATTCAGTCAGTGGCGACCAGGCCTGAATGGTGTGAGCGGAGGAGGAAATAGTTGAGAGAACTTCCCCCCCTTTCCCCAATTGcctcattgattgattgattgattaagAGGCTTATTCCATCGGTTAGTCCGGCGTGCTGACCTCGCCCGCTGCTTCGTCCGCTCCCGCTTCATCGCCTACGGCCCCTGGCACTGATCTGCGAGTCTTGTTTCGTTCCCAGGTATCGGTGGAAGAATTGAAGGCCGTCTTGATGCCGTTCGAAGCCCAGATCGCGGGTCACGNTTTCTGTCTTTCCTTCCGGGGGGCATCTTCCTGCCTGATCCGCGATCACTCATCTCTAGCTGAATTAAACCATAGACCGAGTGGCGGAAAGGGCCTGACCGTCCAGAACGCCGGTCTTGATGTCTGATCCGCGCCCTTCCGGCGTGCTGACCTCGCCCGCTGCTTCGTCCGCTCCCGCTTCATCGTCTACGGCCCCTGCCACTGATCTGCGAGTCTTGTTTCGTTCCCAGGTATCGGTGGAAGAATTCAACCATAGACCGAGTGGCGTAAAGGGCCTGACCGTCCAGCACGCCGGTCTTGATGTCTGATCCGCGCCCTTCCGGCGTGCTGACCTCGCCCGCTGCTTCGTCCGCTCCCGCTTCATCGCCTACGGCCCCTGGCACTGATCTGCGAGTCTTGTTTCGTTCCCAGGTATCGGTGGAAGAATTGAAGGCCGTCTTGATGCCGTTCGAAGCCCAGATCGCGGGTCACGGCTCGGCCCAAGCCGACGGCCAGCACGCCTTCCTCAAGCACAAAGACGGCAAGCTCCTTAAGCCGTTCCAAAAGCCGCCCAAAGGGACCCGTGAAGTGGCGTTTTATCGCGGGGTTCAGGCTTCGGACGAACCCGACGATGTGGCCATTCGGGCCTGGATTCCTCGTTTCCACGGCACGGAAAACATCGGTCAAGTCGATGGGTTGACCAGTGGCGAGCAGTTCCTCGTCCTGGATGATGTCTTGGAAGGCTTGAGCTCGCCCAAcatcatggatatcaagatcGGTCGACAGACTTGGGGTCCGGATGCGCCGGTGGCCAAACGCGATCATGAAGACCGGAAGTACCCAGGCACGAAGGCGCCCCTGGGTTTCAGCGTCCTGGGCATCATTATTCATCGCATCAAGGACGGGCACGCCCAAGGTGAATCCATCAAGTACGATCGCACGTTTGGCACCAGTCTCAAAACTGAGGATGTGCAGACCATTCCCAAAGTGTATTTCGACGTGGACAACACGGGCCTCGTCCCGGCCTTAGTCGAGGTGGTCGTGAGCCAAATGAAGGCTCTTCTAGCCGTGTTTGAGCGTCAACGCAAGTACCTGATCTACGCCAGTTCGATCTTGTTCGCCTACGATGCGGAAGTGGTGCGGCAGTATCTCGTGGATCAAGATCGAGCTCGCTTAGCCCGAGGCGTGAACCTGAAACTGATCGATTTCGCCCACGTGTTTCCCTCCGAAGGACAACCCGATGAGAACTTTGTGTCCGGGTTGAAGAATCTGATTGGGGTGTTCGAGAGCTTTTTGCCCGAGGAGAGCCGCCTACCGCCGGTCAAATCCGACTAAACCCTGAGCCTACCCGTCCACGGAAGCTATATatagagatagatagatagattcATTCAACCCAGCTATTCAGTGTGCATGTGTTATTAATACTGTTAATATAACTTTTATCATTCAATGTCTATGGggatttttccattttcatacCAATGCCGAGCCTCTTTCGTTTCAGGACAGCCCagcatgaaattggaaatggacaAGGCCGAGGCCAAAGGCGAGAAGTTCATGAAAAAGGCCGAGCGCAAGCTTTGTTGGGATCACCGCGATGCGTTTTGGGCTTGTATGAAGTCCAGCCGCGAAGATGCCTCCCAATGTGTAAAAAGTCGAGAGGCCTTTGAGCAGGCCTGTCCCAAAACCTGGGTGGCTCATTTCGACCGCAAATTCGAGTACGAGAAATTCAAGGAGAACCTCTATTCGAAAGGCTTTGAAGAGGTGGATCAGAAAGCCACCACGTAGTGATCAATGCTCTACTCGACCGACATCCATAGACTCCAGATCATTAGTGATATTATCAGTTACtactatcattattattattactactattTTCGCCATTTCTATCAATATTATCATGACCACCGTGGAGCATTCGAATTTAGAGCGATATCAAAGTAAGCTTGaccaattggccaaatttctcCAAGCCCATTGGGATGTGATCAATGTGTGTATGGTGGACTTCATTACCCGGGATGTGTTCGCAACTGTTTTGTGTGAAAGCGACCGCCGGGAATTAGCCGCACTAAGTGagaatgacttgaaaaatttgcCCGCCGATTTCGTTCAGAAACCGACCCGTGAAGAAGGTGGAGATTGTAGTGCCCATGATAAGTTGCCCAAATTCATTGCCGATATCCAAGCTCACACACTTGAATCCTTGGGTGTCATCGCAGAAGGCGAGACCTATATGCGATCGCTAGGCTTGGTCGACAATGTGTCACTTTTCGAGCATTTCGACCGAATCATGGGCGACAAGAAGATGCACGAGGTGCTCCGACTCAGCCAAGTGATTGGTCAACTCGCGCAGAATCTCGATCTCCAATGCCTGGCCGATATCGGGAGTGGCAAAGGCTATCTTAGTAGCATATTAGCTGCGTTTTATGAATTCCAAATCCTGGCTATTGACGCCAAGGCTGGGAACACTTCTGGTGCCGAAAAGCGGGATCGAAACCTCGAGGTAAGACTGTCATTAAAAGTTGGATTAATTTTATACACTTATAAAAATcggtttcctttttcttgagtAAGGCATTTAAAGATAGAAGGAATATGTCTCCCATCTTAAAACACCTTGGTGAGATGCAACGCATTTGGGGTCCAAAGTTTGATTTCGTTCAATATTGAGATAATTAAAAAGTTGCAGATAGAAAAAGGAAACCGATTTTTATATGTGCAACTTTTTAATTATCTCAATATTGAAAGAAATCAAACTTTGGACCCCAAATGCATTGCATCTCACCAAGGTGTTTTAAGATGGGAGACATATTCCTTCTATCTTTAAATGCCTTACTCAAAAATTCACAGTttagaataaaaaaagatccagatgaaactgaaaatgcaactcatGTTATTTTGATTGCATGAGTAAGTTTGAACTATTAGCCAAGTTCAGTTGCTGAGTGTGGTGAAGAATATCATATCCTCCGACCCACTGGAGGTTCTATTCGAATAATAAAAAGGTATTTCAAAAAGGCTGGAATGGCGAATTCTCATTACTTTCTAAGACACACATTGAGAGAAGATCAAAACCAATCATTACTCTCGGGAAAGTAGAACTGCTCTCCGAGTGGCAAATGCCATGGAcaggaaacattttcattcGGAAACAAGGGTTCAATGTGCCATGCAATAGAGCAATAGATCTATCgtggttttctttcaaatgtcaaCCACCGCCATAACCAGTCATCATTTGATATGTTCAACGTACTCTTGTCTCAGTGAATTTTcgaacttttttgtgatcattgTGCATCAATCGCAAGAAAGCCTCATCGTGACGAGTAGATATCGAgcctttttcaatcattttcctGATCGGGAAATGGTGATTCAATACTGTTCAAAAGAGCATTACAATTATGTGCTCGATGTGAGCTCATCTGTGGAAATTCAAGGGTTGCGTATTGTAATGTCAATCGGTCATAATGCGATTTTCTGGACTTCCCTGGAAATGCATGAAGTTTTATTTCCCTCACCCCTTTGATGACGACTCGAATGATGCGGCGGAAAAGAGACTTGGAGGTCGAAACGGCCACTTAAAGACTGACCTTTCATGCTGTACCGAACCAAATTTAGATTCAGTTGAGGCATACAACGTTAAAGGAGATGCTTTGTCGAATCCCCCGACTCTTTTAGGAACGGTAGTTTGCAATATCTTGGCAGGAATGATTAGCGGGGTATCACCTTGTCTTCGCCTGAAATTGACATCTAgtatttcaggtttttctgTGGTTGAGGGGCGTAGGTTCTCTTTTAAGGGGATGGATGGAGTTTTTGTCTCTTCAAATGAGTTTGAGGAAGTGCTTGAACACTAAGTGATCAAggggaaaaaaaatgatgaaacagATTTACTACTGGATCGGATGTTCTTGGCCTGGGTGAATTCGGCAAAATCTATCTCATTCTCTCTGTCTCAAATGTCGAACTCAAATCATTCGAGGGTTTAGTTCAATTCTGTATTGACGGAAGCAAATAGTCTCTCTTGAGCATATTTGCctttcaaaaactcaaaagGACTTGGACTATATTCTTTGTGTAATCGCCTTGTCTCCGATGCATCTCTTGCTTATTCGTGCAAATGCGGGAGCTCGTCAGACGAATGACAGGAATATGGTCAAGTTAATATGGTCCGTCAGTGGTTGAGTTGGACCACAAAATTGCGCCACATTCCTCAATTATTGAGTCTGTTGGCCCGAAAGATATCTAACGGTACGTCAATTTTCGAGACTGACCTTTCTCGTATGCACCGTGGAAACATGTCCAAGTGATTTTGAtatgaaaactgaaaaagtACTTGAGGGGCATTCGAATGATATGACTAACTCAGCAAAGGACCAAGAAATCTTTGATCGCCAAGGGGAGAGTTTTTTTAATGCTATTGAACGTTAGTCAGACGATGTTTCACCTTGAAGGGTGGTTTCCAGGAGTAAATGTTAGGAAACGAatgaaaaacgttttttttttttatctacTCCCCCATCTGGCTTTGAAGTCGAAACTTCGGTCGAAGGGTGTAGGGAATCATGTCATCAGAGAAACAATGGGACATTTGCTAGAAGTTGTCCAACGTTTGGAACCCATtccaatttttcacaaaagtgaagaaggccttgttttgaaactttacCAGTTTCGCCCAAAAATTTAGGAAAAGacagaaatatttgaaatcagTTCCAGTGGTTcttatttatttcaatttgattacaATGCTGAAAGATTACGCATTCACTTTTAGATGTCACAACACTTTTGACACGGTTACATAACGATTTGATGTTCTATTTTTTCTCTATTTTTGTTTCTCATGAGGCACACTGCATATTCAGAGAAAGAGGTAGAGACTCTCTGCACTTTGTTTTTGTGACTCGGCAGTTCACTTGAATGAGGCTTGATGAGATTTTATTGGTAGGTTTCTCTGAATAAAGTCTTATTGGAAACACTTTCCATAGCTACGTTTCGAGTATCGCACGTTCAAATTCAATGTTGGTTGCGTAAGGATGTTTATCTCGTGAGTCTATTTTTGGTTGGTAATGCTTTGGCACCTTCAGTTGCTATCTTCCCCTATCTTCCCTGGAATCCGTTTCTCATTGTCACTCGACTAAGTTTGAACAGAGAGATGTTTAGAAGCAGAGACAATTTTAACCCAGCCACTAGTGCTCCACATACTTCCGATAGAAAGTATGTATTGCCAATGCCAAAGCTAATTAACTTACAGTTCGGAATATCTATGTATTGATTGCAACTATCTACGATCAACTATTGTTCTATTGATGCGTTTACTCTTGTTAGGTCAAGAGGTTTCCGTTTCCAAATGGTTAGCTCTATACGATCTCTGTTCGATGTTCTTTATTCTCATCCCATTCAAATATGATATTTTCCCTCCCgtcttttatttttaattaCTCGAGATCATCGTCATGACACCAAATTCGagcgtcaaaaaaaaaaagacaattgtCATGTGgtcctcattttttcttctcttctcgtCGTAACAGCGGAAATGGGATGCCCTTCTACGTCGAGCCAAAATCCGCTCAGAAGGTGAAGCTCCACCCATGCGAAGTAAGCGCTGGAAGAAGCATCTCCTCAAGAAGGCTGAATCCGACAATCTGGAAGCAGACGAGATGAATCCCTCGTCCTCCTTGACCCAACCCGAGACAAGCCGTCTGCAACACGTGACTCAATTTGTTGACACAACCACGGATCTATCAAACATGTTTGCGGAGAAATTTGGCGAGTCATCCACTTCCCGATTCGGACTCATCGGACTTCACACTTGCGGAGGATTGGCCAGTCACTCATTACGAGTGTTCGTGGCCAAAGAGGATTGTCCGCTTTTGGTCAACGTGGGCTGCTGTTACCACCATTTGGATGAGGAGTTTTATCGGAACGAGCACCTCACAGACGAGGAAAACGATGGATGCCATCAGAATGCGACATTTCCTCTTTCCTCGACTTTAAGGTCGATGAATTTTCAACTGGGTCGTAATGCCCGAATGGTCGCGGCTCAGCCTATGGATAGAATGGCTTCACACCGAGAGGTGAGTTTGATGCCAATGTTGCTCCTCGCCGCGTGTCAATAGGGAGATTCCCATCAGAGATTCCACTGTATCGGACAAGGAGTCCACTCCCGAAAATGGAATGTCAAAAATGGCGTGTTGTTTAGGATAATTATCAaatgatccaacttgaatggCTGCACATCGACAATGTGTCCATTGACATGGGCACATTGTCCCTATTTAGctggatgtttttttcaaatcctaCCGCATTCCTCACATTCCATTTCAGTTCCGAGTTCATAATTCACATATAAATGGCAAGTTTTGAATTACTCATATTGTCCATGTCAACAATCATGGCACTGATTTCCCTTTTCATGGCATCGTTCGAGATTGAAGCACCATTGCCACTCAATAATGCCATGATATCATGATATCTTGCCTAAAGCAAAATAGAAGGACTCTGTTGGATAAAAGTTTACTACCAGGTGGATTTTAATACCTCTTTCGATTGATGTCATTCACGGCAGGAAATTCCACTGAATCGCTCTCGTTCGATAAAATAAGCAAAATATTCTGCTAAGGATTAATGGCCCCCCACACACAATTTTAGACCATGTTCATTGTCCAAAGCCAACAAGGAGGATTTCCTTACGTGTTAAGTTTTATTCATTTCCTGTGGAGCGTGGTTTTGGTGAATCATGGCTTGGTGCTAGTTTTGACTCTCCACATTTGATATTTCAACTATAAACATTTGCCCATCGCGAGCTTCTTATGCGttgaaaaatttcaatgatCCTCCTTGAAAAGTACATTTCGCGTTGAAATTGTTGCCATTTTAAACGCTccctcttcattttcttcgatAAAACTTCATGTGGAGAGTGAAGATACATTCAAGAGCCTCAACAATTCCATCGCACCAGGCATGTAATAAGAAGCATGTTAAATAGTTGGCTCAGACGTGCTGTTGTTGGATGGCCTCTCAGCGGGCCACCGCTTGTCTCGACTCGAAAAATTTTACCATAACAACCAAAAACTTTGGAAATGCAGATTACGTAACCCGGCAAGCACTAAAGAGCAAACGAACTTGACATTTGACTCTCTGCTTTACCGACGAGAGTTCACATGGGCCATTGGCAGGAAACCTAGCCTTCAAATGTGAGAGCACATCTATCACTGTACAGTATGTATTTTATCTCCCTCATACTGCTgcccttttcatcatctgtGTCTTTCTTATTCTTGTGAATTGATAGCATACGGATTTGAGTGTGAACAACTTTGTTTGCTTTCTATGACATCAGAAGGCCCCTTTTTCCATTCAAGTGTTAGTGTTGCCTATGCTGTAGAGCTGGTTAGGTGTAAGTTGCTAGGAAATTTCATGCCAATGACAATTGAGTGAGGAGAGTCAATATTCCTCGTCAGCAGAGTAGAACATGCTGGATGAATTGAAGTCAGGAATGATGAATATCTCTGAATGGGAAATCCCAGGGAGCTCTCAACGTTACTTGGGTTGAGTGGAGCGTTGTCTCCGCCTAATCATAGCTTAAAAGAGCCTGAATGCCCAGAACTGCATGGAAATTCTAATTTTAGATTCCAACAATCAGGAGACTCTTGATGCAACTGAAGATCCGTGTGTCAAGAGATTACTGAATATTGTTGCAAAGCAAAGcaatttgttcaaacaaaatcaacTTCGTTGGTCTCTTTTTGATATGTCTAATCCTATCTTAGATGACAGGCGCGGGATTATTATTGTATTCCATGAAATGGCGGTAATAggaaaatcattattttgaaTCCACACTTCCGCAACAAGTCCAAGGTACGAAATGGCTTTTTGTAAGAGGCTAGTAATTGCGTTGTATCTGGGCCAAACCTTACGCATGAACGTTACCAAGTCAAGTTGAATTGAATAATATTTGCACTTGTGTAAACATCAAATTGGATCATGTTTTGGATGATATCTTGTAACTTTTGTGAACACCttttcattgaacattttatCGCGATAGTGGAAAGCTTTCAAAGAAACTATGACTAAATCGATAAATggtctctttttcctcttatTTGTCGTTGCTTGATCGTCTTGTGATCAACAGTGTTTGAAGACAGAACCCAAGGCGTTGTGGCTTCATACTGATTCCCAAGCCACCGTAAAACCACGTAAAATGAACAATGTTCTTGTAAATGTCAGGAGTAAAACTTCTTCAGAAAACCCCAAATCTTGCTCATCATTAACGTTAGTAGTGACCGAAtctgatttgttttgaaaaatagtaATTTCTCCCCCGATATTATTCGCTTGCGTCAAACATCTTTTTGGGCGATTGTGcctaaaaaaattgttttggtAATATTTGGCTTATTTTCTAGCGAAAATCTCGTCACTTTATCCAAACTAATGGAGCACATGTTCCTTTGACTACAAGTATGACAATGGTATATTATTGTATTGCCTTCGTCCAAATTTAGTTATGGTATCAAATGTTCCGCTTCTTTGACCCGGTTTAAGTGTCgatttcttcttttattaTAGAGGTTTCACCTTTAGGAGCTAACATTGTAATAAACAAtaaggaaattgaagaaaacattttcaattggctGATCAAATACTTTGACTAACAAAAGCCCTCTGAATCATGTCTTTGTTTCTGAAAGTTGAATCGAAGCTCGAGTTTAGAATTTTGTTGCCATCACCACAATCGTGTTAACATTGATCCTGCTTGCAAGCATATAAACATTTCAATCCCTGGAAGACATTATTGATGCTCACTTCGGGGAAAATTTCGAtgaatttttttctcatatGATCCGACATGTTAGTAGTAAACAGAGCATAttaatgcaaatttggaaGGTACAAGTAACAGACGGCTGTTCACGGTACTTTTCATTGTTGAACGTGATACTGGTAAGAATTGGAAACCTCAAAAAAACAAGGGTCTCTAATTGTCTTTAGAGGTTAAAGCAAAGCAAAGAACTAACTCTTTTA from Tigriopus californicus strain San Diego chromosome 5, Tcal_SD_v2.1, whole genome shotgun sequence carries:
- the LOC131880057 gene encoding uncharacterized protein LOC131880057 codes for the protein MEVSVEELKAVLMPFEAQIAGHGSAQADGQHAFLKHKDGKLLKPFQKPPKGTREVAFYRGVQASDEPDDVAIRAWIPRFHGTENIGQVDGLTSGEQFLVLDDVLEGLSSPNIMDIKIGRQTWGPDAPVAKRDHEDRKYPGTKAPLGFSVLGIIIHRIKDGHAQGESIKYDRTFGTSLKTEDVQTIPKVYFDVDNTGLVPALVEVVVSQMKALLAVFERQRKYLIYASSILFAYDAEVVRQYLVDQDRARLARGVNLKLIDFAHVFPSEGQPDENFVSGLKNLIGVFESFLPEESRLPPVKSD
- the LOC131880058 gene encoding cytochrome c oxidase assembly factor 6 homolog; this translates as MSMGIFPFSYQCRASFVSGQPSMKLEMDKAEAKGEKFMKKAERKLCWDHRDAFWACMKSSREDASQCVKSREAFEQACPKTWVAHFDRKFEYEKFKENLYSKGFEEVDQKATT
- the LOC131880056 gene encoding probable methyltransferase-like protein 25, translating into MTTVEHSNLERYQSKLDQLAKFLQAHWDVINVCMVDFITRDVFATVLCESDRRELAALSENDLKNLPADFVQKPTREEGGDCSAHDKLPKFIADIQAHTLESLGVIAEGETYMRSLGLVDNVSLFEHFDRIMGDKKMHEVLRLSQVIGQLAQNLDLQCLADIGSGKGYLSSILAAFYEFQILAIDAKAGNTSGAEKRDRNLERKWDALLRRAKIRSEGEAPPMRSKRWKKHLLKKAESDNLEADEMNPSSSLTQPETSRLQHVTQFVDTTTDLSNMFAEKFGESSTSRFGLIGLHTCGGLASHSLRVFVAKEDCPLLVNVGCCYHHLDEEFYRNEHLTDEENDGCHQNATFPLSSTLRSMNFQLGRNARMVAAQPMDRMASHRELPTPSLLWRAVLQSLLLESHPNLGFQDQQVGRIAKKSKTFPHYARAAWEKLALGPFKWTDEEMEKIFEAEQRKFGHGLNAFYQYRSLFSPLIEGLILLDRLVFLLEQPDVTEASLVKLFDPVISPRCFALIAKKAESNKQKQI